A portion of the Bacillus thuringiensis genome contains these proteins:
- a CDS encoding HAMP domain-containing histidine kinase: MVNLLIGIIFILLCVIYMQYRMKKNSSKNLRYTYEKLESIVNDKTGETLLVMTDDLELQKLLVAINQLLDAKQKTNADHAKVEISMRKMLSNISHDLKTPLTVILGYTEMLNKDKTINKEEQQILLEKVHTKTLEVMELIHKFFDLAKLESGDKAIEMTKVNMNEVCREKILSFYDLVTTKGFQVHIDIPERNIYALGNIEVLGRVLNNLISNAITYGDDGKALGMTLRDDETSVYIDVWDKGKGIDESHIDKVFERMYTLEDSRNRLYQGSGLGLTITKRLVEAMDGKIHLSSKPYEKTIFTIVLTKMQF, from the coding sequence ATGGTCAATTTGTTAATAGGTATTATTTTTATATTGTTATGTGTTATTTATATGCAATATAGAATGAAAAAAAATAGTAGTAAAAATTTACGATACACATATGAAAAGTTAGAAAGTATTGTAAATGACAAAACAGGCGAGACGTTACTCGTTATGACAGATGATCTAGAATTGCAAAAATTATTAGTGGCAATTAATCAATTATTAGATGCAAAACAGAAAACGAATGCAGATCATGCAAAAGTAGAAATTTCGATGAGAAAAATGCTTTCAAATATTTCGCATGACTTGAAAACACCACTAACAGTTATTCTTGGATATACAGAAATGTTAAATAAGGATAAAACGATAAATAAAGAAGAACAACAAATATTACTTGAAAAAGTGCATACGAAAACACTAGAAGTGATGGAGTTAATTCATAAGTTTTTTGACTTGGCAAAATTAGAATCTGGTGACAAAGCAATTGAAATGACAAAAGTAAATATGAATGAAGTTTGCCGCGAGAAGATTTTATCTTTTTATGATTTAGTGACGACGAAAGGTTTTCAGGTTCATATTGATATACCAGAAAGAAATATATACGCACTTGGAAATATAGAAGTATTAGGTAGGGTATTGAATAATTTAATATCAAATGCGATTACATATGGAGACGATGGAAAGGCACTTGGTATGACGTTAAGAGATGATGAAACGAGTGTGTATATAGACGTATGGGATAAAGGAAAAGGGATTGATGAATCTCATATTGATAAAGTATTTGAGCGTATGTACACACTTGAAGATTCAAGAAATAGATTGTACCAAGGAAGCGGTCTAGGATTAACGATTACGAAACGGCTTGTGGAAGCGATGGACGGAAAAATTCACCTTTCTAGTAAACCGTATGAAAAAACAATTTTTACAATTGTATTAACAAAGATGCAGTTTTAG
- a CDS encoding ABC transporter permease gives MFKLMKLEWKKHKLSSYFKSVAICIIAIFAAVSLMALGMKAEEDMLFSDFTQNMALVNIFIRITFIIFSSVILSRLVIDEYKNKTIQLSFMYPLQRKMLMSAKLTIVFCFCFVSTIIATFIISLLVYFVSPMMGLIETPATIGEIIAIVPGTIISAFMISGISLIPLFFGMRKKSTPTTITSAVIIGMLISGNFGPGNGQVSMFDFIAIPIVLCLLGIFISYLSFRKIDKIDVA, from the coding sequence ATGTTTAAATTAATGAAGCTCGAATGGAAGAAACATAAATTATCTAGTTACTTTAAAAGTGTAGCAATTTGTATTATAGCAATTTTCGCTGCAGTAAGCCTTATGGCATTGGGAATGAAAGCCGAGGAAGACATGCTCTTCTCTGACTTCACACAGAATATGGCTTTAGTAAATATTTTTATTAGGATAACATTCATTATTTTTAGTTCGGTCATTTTATCACGTTTAGTAATTGATGAGTATAAGAATAAAACGATACAACTATCATTTATGTATCCGCTTCAAAGGAAAATGCTAATGAGTGCGAAATTAACAATTGTTTTTTGTTTTTGTTTTGTGAGTACCATTATCGCGACTTTCATTATTAGTTTGCTTGTATATTTTGTGAGTCCAATGATGGGACTGATTGAAACACCTGCTACGATAGGTGAAATAATAGCTATCGTTCCAGGTACTATTATAAGTGCATTTATGATATCTGGTATAAGTTTAATTCCTTTGTTTTTTGGAATGAGAAAGAAATCGACACCGACAACGATTACTTCGGCAGTAATAATTGGTATGCTGATTAGTGGTAACTTTGGTCCTGGAAACGGTCAAGTAAGTATGTTTGATTTTATAGCTATCCCAATCGTGCTCTGTTTATTAGGAATTTTCATTAGTTATCTATCGTTTCGTAAAATCGACAAGATCGATGTGGCGTGA
- a CDS encoding ABC transporter ATP-binding protein produces the protein MTYILKTNQLTKVFKGKEVISGVNMHVKKGEIYGFLGPNGAGKTTIMKMITNLIKPTSGDIEIFGEKLTDTSYEVLKRMGTIIEYPIFYDKLTAKENLDLHCEYMGYYDKNAIDHALHLVKLQGIDNKKVKDFSLGMKQRLGIARAIVTKPELLILDEPINGLDPIGIKELRDLFKMLCKEYGITLLVSSHILGEMELMADTIGVIQNGKLIKEVSMKSINGKQTEYIEITVPDVKRAAYILEDKLGIKNYKIMSGTMIRVYDTSASQQAISKALIMNDVEIESINKKHSSLEEYFLNVMDGEGIHA, from the coding sequence ATGACATATATATTAAAAACAAACCAGTTAACGAAAGTGTTTAAAGGGAAAGAAGTTATTTCCGGTGTTAACATGCATGTGAAAAAAGGAGAAATTTACGGTTTTTTAGGACCAAACGGTGCTGGTAAAACAACGATTATGAAAATGATTACAAATTTAATAAAACCGACGAGTGGTGATATTGAAATCTTCGGTGAGAAATTAACAGATACATCTTATGAAGTATTAAAAAGAATGGGGACAATTATTGAATACCCAATCTTTTATGATAAATTAACGGCGAAAGAAAACTTAGACCTGCATTGTGAATATATGGGCTACTACGATAAAAATGCAATTGACCATGCTTTACATTTAGTGAAACTACAAGGGATAGATAATAAAAAAGTAAAAGATTTTTCATTAGGAATGAAACAACGACTCGGTATTGCAAGGGCAATCGTGACAAAGCCAGAATTGCTCATTTTAGATGAACCAATTAACGGTTTAGATCCAATTGGTATTAAAGAGTTACGAGACTTATTTAAAATGCTCTGCAAAGAATACGGTATTACATTATTAGTTTCTAGTCATATTTTAGGTGAGATGGAACTAATGGCGGATACAATTGGTGTGATTCAAAATGGAAAACTAATAAAAGAAGTTTCAATGAAGAGTATTAACGGAAAACAAACAGAGTACATTGAAATCACTGTTCCTGATGTGAAACGTGCAGCTTATATTTTAGAAGATAAACTTGGTATAAAAAACTACAAAATAATGAGTGGAACCATGATTCGTGTGTATGATACGTCAGCGTCTCAGCAGGCCATTTCAAAAGCACTTATTATGAACGATGTGGAAATTGAAAGTATTAATAAGAAACATAGTTCCTTAGAAGAATATTTCTTAAATGTAATGGATGGAGAGGGTATTCATGCTTAA
- a CDS encoding response regulator transcription factor: MSHHILLVEDDISIQEMVEKYLIKEGFQVTIASDGEEGVNTYLKGSFDLIILDIMMPKLDGLEVVRIIREKSAVPILMMSAKDTDVDKAVGLGLGADDYICKPFSMIELAARVKAGIRRSTKYSATETIEKMIQIGDLTIDPINFTVEKNGKPLKLTLKEFEILKLFVKNQNRVFTKAQIYTLVWNEEYYGDDNVINVHMRRLREKIESDPSNPEYIKTLWGIGYKLEVM, encoded by the coding sequence ATGTCACATCATATTTTATTAGTGGAAGATGATATTTCAATTCAAGAGATGGTGGAAAAGTATTTAATAAAAGAGGGCTTTCAAGTTACAATCGCGTCTGATGGAGAGGAAGGCGTGAACACATATTTAAAAGGTTCATTTGATTTGATTATCCTCGACATTATGATGCCGAAGCTAGATGGATTAGAGGTTGTACGTATTATTCGTGAAAAAAGTGCAGTTCCGATTTTAATGATGTCAGCAAAAGATACAGATGTTGATAAAGCTGTCGGATTAGGACTTGGAGCAGATGATTACATTTGTAAGCCGTTTTCTATGATTGAATTGGCTGCACGTGTAAAAGCAGGTATTCGGAGGTCTACGAAATACTCGGCTACAGAAACAATAGAAAAAATGATTCAAATTGGTGATTTAACAATTGATCCAATTAATTTTACAGTTGAAAAAAACGGGAAGCCTCTCAAACTTACTTTAAAAGAATTTGAGATTTTAAAGCTATTCGTAAAGAACCAAAATCGTGTATTTACAAAAGCGCAAATATATACGTTAGTTTGGAATGAAGAGTATTACGGTGATGATAACGTTATTAATGTTCATATGAGAAGATTGCGTGAGAAAATCGAAAGTGATCCATCTAATCCAGAATATATTAAAACGTTATGGGGCATCGGCTATAAGTTGGAAGTGATGTAA
- a CDS encoding tetratricopeptide repeat protein — MKRLILGIIILFLMVGCSNETYKKAMDQGKLALASKEYDTAVASFELALEEKKDDKEAKVLKGQTTKMISSIKERSSGNIEQAIGLFQEVEKMKDGSAILQNQAKEQKDLLIEHKELKGQYIGQLEKAEKLKNDKKYEEAKGIVNKIFNDTGQNQQFISENQRAQELNKQIDGLLTQQAEVKKKEEELKNEKKKEADIGKLKGSWMSSESTDRPVGLEIESINSEKTGGEFMEHNIFGKGTTIGDFRILSVDQGIISIELVFLMGERKQKVDLKLEENTLTVHHEFMGGTKSVKLVRSE, encoded by the coding sequence ATGAAAAGATTGATTTTAGGAATCATAATTTTATTTTTAATGGTAGGATGTAGCAATGAAACCTATAAAAAAGCAATGGATCAAGGGAAATTGGCGTTAGCGAGTAAAGAATATGACACGGCAGTAGCATCATTTGAGCTAGCATTAGAAGAGAAAAAGGATGATAAAGAAGCAAAGGTATTAAAAGGCCAAACTACTAAGATGATAAGTTCGATAAAAGAGAGATCGAGTGGAAATATAGAACAAGCAATAGGTTTGTTCCAAGAAGTAGAAAAGATGAAAGATGGTTCCGCAATCCTTCAAAATCAAGCGAAAGAACAAAAAGATTTGCTTATAGAGCATAAAGAGTTAAAAGGTCAATATATAGGTCAATTGGAAAAGGCAGAGAAGTTAAAGAATGATAAAAAGTATGAAGAGGCTAAAGGGATAGTAAATAAAATTTTTAACGATACTGGTCAAAATCAACAATTTATTTCGGAAAATCAACGGGCCCAAGAGCTGAATAAGCAAATCGATGGCTTACTAACTCAACAAGCAGAAGTCAAGAAAAAAGAGGAAGAGTTAAAAAATGAAAAGAAAAAAGAGGCTGATATTGGAAAGTTAAAGGGGTCTTGGATGTCATCAGAAAGTACAGACAGGCCAGTTGGGTTGGAAATAGAATCTATTAATAGTGAGAAAACAGGCGGAGAATTTATGGAACATAATATTTTTGGGAAAGGGACTACTATAGGAGACTTTCGAATATTAAGTGTGGACCAAGGGATTATTTCCATAGAGCTTGTATTTTTAATGGGAGAAAGAAAACAGAAGGTTGATTTGAAACTTGAGGAGAACACATTAACTGTACATCATGAGTTTATGGGAGGGACTAAATCTGTGAAATTAGTGAGATCAGAGTAA
- a CDS encoding DinB family protein, with the protein MYQTIEGFLQSWTYEAESTQKMLDSLTDASLSQEIAPEHWTLGRVAWHIVTAIPVILSGTGLKFEGESKDYPVPTSAKTIADEYRKVNAAFVETLQSKWTDKDLATINDFFGRPMPNSIFLMTLINHQNHHRGQMTVLMRQAGLTVPGVYGPAKEEWAAAGMEAPKM; encoded by the coding sequence ATGTACCAAACAATTGAAGGCTTTTTACAATCATGGACATACGAAGCAGAGTCTACTCAGAAAATGCTTGATTCATTAACCGATGCATCTTTATCACAAGAAATTGCACCTGAACATTGGACTTTAGGAAGAGTTGCTTGGCACATCGTGACGGCAATTCCTGTTATACTATCTGGCACAGGGCTAAAGTTTGAAGGAGAATCGAAAGATTATCCTGTTCCAACTTCTGCAAAAACAATTGCAGATGAATACCGTAAAGTAAACGCGGCTTTTGTTGAAACACTTCAAAGTAAATGGACTGATAAAGACTTAGCTACTATTAATGACTTCTTTGGTCGCCCTATGCCGAATTCTATATTTTTAATGACACTCATTAATCATCAAAATCACCACCGCGGACAAATGACAGTTTTAATGCGACAAGCTGGCTTAACAGTTCCTGGCGTATATGGCCCCGCAAAAGAAGAATGGGCTGCGGCTGGAATGGAAGCTCCTAAAATGTAA
- a CDS encoding ABC transporter permease translates to MLRLMKLEMKKFKLGWYVRRAIIANIAILALMIFTSIVAQVEGDPEIRDPQMMLLTASTLVRATFIIFGSVLIARLIISEYKNKTILLMFSYPINRKKMMISKLVITATLTCITVIVSNILVVGIFFGIDSYFSILPNPFTVDQLTQEGIKLVPLAIATAGISLIPIYFGMRKRSVPATIVSSLIVVSIAMNTNPAFSTATFLPLQIALAAIGVVIAYYGIKNIEKEDITV, encoded by the coding sequence ATGTTACGTTTAATGAAGCTAGAAATGAAGAAGTTTAAGCTTGGATGGTATGTAAGGAGAGCGATTATTGCAAATATCGCTATACTGGCATTAATGATCTTTACGAGCATCGTTGCTCAAGTAGAAGGGGATCCGGAAATAAGGGATCCACAGATGATGTTGTTAACGGCTAGTACATTAGTAAGAGCAACATTTATTATTTTTGGTAGCGTGTTAATCGCAAGGTTAATAATTAGTGAATATAAAAACAAAACAATACTACTTATGTTTTCTTATCCTATTAATCGGAAGAAAATGATGATTAGTAAGTTGGTTATTACAGCAACATTAACATGTATAACAGTTATTGTATCTAACATTTTAGTAGTAGGAATTTTCTTTGGGATAGATAGCTATTTTTCAATTCTTCCTAATCCATTTACAGTAGATCAATTGACGCAAGAAGGAATAAAACTGGTTCCTTTAGCCATTGCCACTGCGGGAATAAGTTTAATCCCAATATATTTCGGAATGCGTAAACGTTCAGTGCCAGCTACAATTGTTTCGTCTCTTATCGTTGTATCAATTGCAATGAATACCAACCCAGCGTTTTCTACAGCAACTTTTCTTCCCCTTCAAATAGCACTTGCAGCAATTGGAGTTGTGATTGCATATTACGGCATTAAAAATATAGAGAAGGAAGATATAACTGTATGA
- a CDS encoding DUF4097 family beta strand repeat-containing protein — MVKKIIVIAILFITIASVVFGIKVFQGKDFKKEKSFEINNIKAIEVDIENWNLEFKSTDANKIVISAQGEQADKEIDPVKIENDENKLVIKQKQKVNRFSYGFTFRKKNSISIAIPKKEIDKIVLNNKSGDVKINDIVVKSIVTRGKSGDGMITGLSAEKGEFTSESGDLMLKDSSLQEVNITSTTGDNYVKNVKNENMNITSTSGEVLLKDMTEGKSLFVETKSGDIGVRYKGVPASLKLMAKSNSADVIVDLKGFKKDKSTEKIKVGTIGDAKNEVKILSKTGVIYID; from the coding sequence ATGGTGAAAAAAATAATAGTAATTGCAATATTATTCATTACAATTGCTAGTGTAGTTTTTGGTATTAAGGTATTTCAGGGGAAAGATTTTAAGAAAGAAAAGTCTTTTGAGATAAATAATATAAAAGCAATAGAAGTAGACATTGAAAACTGGAATCTTGAATTTAAAAGTACAGACGCTAATAAAATAGTAATTTCCGCTCAAGGTGAACAAGCAGATAAAGAGATAGATCCCGTCAAAATAGAAAATGATGAAAATAAACTTGTGATTAAGCAAAAACAAAAGGTGAACAGATTTTCTTATGGTTTTACGTTTAGGAAGAAAAATAGTATATCTATAGCTATTCCGAAGAAAGAAATAGATAAAATTGTATTAAATAATAAATCGGGTGATGTGAAAATAAACGATATAGTAGTAAAAAGCATCGTGACAAGAGGAAAATCTGGAGATGGAATGATTACAGGACTATCGGCAGAGAAGGGTGAATTTACATCCGAAAGTGGAGATTTAATGTTAAAAGATAGTTCATTACAAGAAGTAAATATAACTTCCACTACTGGTGATAATTATGTAAAAAATGTAAAAAACGAAAATATGAACATCACTTCAACATCTGGGGAAGTATTACTGAAAGATATGACAGAAGGAAAATCATTATTTGTAGAAACAAAATCAGGGGATATTGGCGTACGGTATAAAGGTGTCCCGGCATCATTGAAGCTTATGGCTAAAAGTAATTCGGCTGACGTAATAGTGGATTTAAAAGGATTTAAGAAAGATAAAAGTACAGAAAAAATAAAAGTAGGAACTATTGGTGATGCAAAAAATGAAGTGAAGATTTTAAGTAAAACAGGGGTCATTTATATTGATTAA
- a CDS encoding YwbE family protein: MNGQKRSNIAPGLEVDIVLKQDQRTGKLTRGIVKDILTKSPSHPHGIKVRLQDGQVGRVQNIVQ, translated from the coding sequence ATGAACGGACAAAAACGTTCTAATATCGCACCCGGCCTTGAAGTTGATATTGTATTAAAACAAGATCAACGCACCGGCAAATTAACACGTGGAATTGTAAAAGATATTTTAACAAAATCCCCTTCCCATCCGCATGGCATTAAAGTGCGATTGCAGGACGGGCAAGTCGGTAGAGTACAAAATATCGTTCAATAA